GGGCCTTAGAAGGCCTGCTGGGCTGGGTTGTAGTTGAATGTTGTTGGCACGTGAGGCCTCTCTTCCAGCTTGTCGTACTCCAGATGAAATTCCTTAGAGAAACAGATAGTTTTAAGATAATAGCTCTAATCctcaaaactaaaaataataaaacttgaTAATATCAACTCTTACCTTGGCTACTTTCCTCCAGTTAAGACAATCAAAAAAGTAGTAGGTACCCCTCTCATAGGTGTTAGTCTTCAGTGTAGGCTCCATGCCAGGTGCCCTAGTTATCCAAACCCGTTCCTCTTTGTGGTACCTCCAGTCCCGGTTAAAGCTGGAGAGTGAAGAACACATTAATAAgtattacaataaataaataaataaaacgctGCCACCTGGTGGCTAACCAGGGACCAAGAAAGATTCATTTCAAGAGTTTCACTCACACTTCCAGCTATTTctacaaaaactaaaaatgatTATGTTcatacaaaagaagaaaaattattccataaacaaacaatattgTACCTTGTTAAGTGTTAATCTAAGAGTACACAGCAGAATCgatcatcattttaaagctttacAAGCGTTTTTTCCAAAGGTTTGTTTATAAGAGATGTACTTGTGTAGTTCGACTTTAAAACCCTGACTTGGCCGTTTCGAGCACTGCcatgtagggctgggccatattataccgttcacggtaataccggtataatgttaggcaacgataggaaaatgaaatatcgcgatagaatgggagtaaaacgcgcatgcgcagtgcctttgttttcatacgcacatggccgattgttgagtgaaacagatgaaccagaattggtttgtaaaaatggtgcaacttccgtgatgtggaactggtttggtgtttgtccgtcagatacacgacaaagcacattttttttgcagaacatgcaagcggccgttgttattgtcgtatttgtcggactaagatgctcttaaatctgggagtaatctgggtcctaaacccCGTATtgttcaggtcaaacaacactgcagcatcacttagagttaaaaactgtctaaattctttcatctttaatacaacgatcagcattgctgctttaccaggtgtaactatgaagtttaacttccaggcatccatgaaaacaaaagttattacatttaacggagttagaagctagcaggaagctagcggaagttagctcgctagtttcgctagttacctaagcatgatatagcatgttctgactgagagatttctgaaaaaaatcaaacgtacagttctgctatcacttccaacataaatgaagacaggaaactaaacagcagtgacgtttgtagggttactgaagttgggctagctggtatataatgatgtgctacgtgatcgctagcgacacagctatgttagcataacataaacagtgaagctggaggacgaacactaacacttttccacttataaaagttaacgtgaaggttcttcatggttagagacaaatgcaatcgcatggcaggatgctgtaaacggaccaaacttcagtcaggagaacaactgagataatccatccacaatatgaggttagtcattaatagactgcaacaacatgggaatagagcagctgccagagaattcaacattaatgaatcaatggtacagaagtggaggaagcaagaagaatgagtttaataaagtttgatttatctgactgctttgtttcgcttaatgtgccttataatcccgtgcaccttatggtccgaaaaatgcgtactgcacactgcagtttaatgttgcaaagcacctctttttaacttcagtggatattatacatggttatgctcaggatatgtcagcccatttctactggaaatgccttttggttaaactttcagcaaggaatttgcatttgcactgttacatttttataaagctttaatgtacataaaaaccagcttcttgtttaagtgaaaataaatggaaggttgtctttttgcgctagtaatgttgtggagttgtattttgtctcgcatcaattatatcgtcggttatatcgttatcgcaaattttcaaatatatatcgtgataaatatttttggccatatcgccctgctctactgccATGTAGTGTTTTTGAAATCTGGTCACAACTGAGGGGTGGAAATAACAGAACCTGTTGTGTCATCTATTCAACTCCAAATAggacaaaaaacagaaactgagaTAAACAGATTACCTCAAGTGATGAGTATGGTTCATTTTCCCCCCCCATGGACTTCTACACAAGAAGAAGTCATTAAGAATGAATGCAGATTTGAAAACACTTCTGCATACCCTTTACTTTTTAGATCAGCAAGCTATGTTCATCGTTAATAAGTAGTCTAGGCTTTTTCTTAATGTGCGTTGGTTCAACCCTCCTGGCTTCCGCTCTCAGTTGTGTCTTCCGAGGCCTTTGGACTGAACGGGCCTTAGAAGGCCTACTGAGCTGGGTTGTAGATGAATGTTGCTGAACTTGTGTGTCAGGAAAAAGTCAATTATATTTGCATCTGCTGAGAGAATCCCTGTGGTTTAGAATTTAGATTCAGTTTTATATAATGTTCTagcttgtttttctgtttacgGATTGCTTAATTTCCTCTTCACAAAACTGTCTCATCTGCTCGCCAGTGAAACGTTTTTAATACGAAGCAGCAACTGCAAAGACTGTCGACTTTACACGACTCCTTTAAACTTCTTTGCTAAGTAAGGTGATCATCTCCTGGACAGACAAACACCTTTGTGCCCGTTTCTAGCAAAAAGTCAGTACTCACAGCTCCACTGCTGCCAGAAGCTGTAGCAGATCTCCTCCATTCATGTAGTACAGGTAGAACAACAGGTCTTCACCGTATCGAGACAGTTTGATGGCAGCCAACTAGAGTCAAGACAAGACAGTAtagattaattttattttactacATTAATCTTTGAACCGCTTACATTGAGCTCAAGTTCATGGTTACCTTGTCCCTTATGTGGATATTTGTTAAATACTCCGATGGAACATGGAAGTCTAAAAATGCAGATACAGATATAGGTTAGCAGCACACACAAGAGTGTCTAAAGCAGTGTGTAACTGTTTTAATTCACTGTGGCTTTGAAAATTTATGCTACCGATATGCCAAAAATGTGGTCTCCAGGTCggataaaaaaagcaaaaaccagGAGGCCTGCCAGAATCTAAATCTTATTAATTAACTCTGTCAACAGCCAACTACTTGTAATAAAATAGTTGAAGGTTTTTTTAGCTGCACTAATTTTAAAGGGCCACATGTATGTCTGTACTTTAATTTCCacaacaacagtttttgttaaaaaagaaaaaaaaaaaaaaacatgactaaaaatgtaaatattttacaaaaataCTAAGATTGCATTGCATCCTTTCTCTGCTCCTCCTCAGCACTAATGCAAATGTCTTGACACCTGCTCTGACTCTGGTCTTGAAAGCTACTCAGGACTGTCATACATCAAATTAATGTCTTACCGATGTCTTGAGGTCGACAAGGTGCGGAAGCCCAAGGAGAGGCAAACTTGGGGTACAAGTTTCTGTCAAAGAGTTTAGTTGCAATCAGTTCTTGCTAGTATTAATATCAAAAGCAGACTGTTTGCTAAACGTTTTagataaaacaggaagaaatgtcAAAAACTCTGAAAATACCAACTTTTACCAACCTACTGATGCAGTCAGCAGGGGGCAAACTTAACTAATGGAGTCTCTTTCCTCTTATTTCTTTATTACCTCTGAGTAAGAATGAAATTTGATGTATATCAAAAATCATAGACCCTGAAACTTAAAAGACCAGCGTGTATGATTTAGTGCTCCTCCCGTGACTGTTACAAATGCAAAAGGTTCCTAATGTATAAAAATGACAGTGAAGGGACTCACCCCTTCTGCAGATAATAAAAAGCTAATTCTAAGGCAACAAAGACACTGCGCCTCTTGTATTCAGCCACTGATACATTAATGACAATACGATTACATCCATCCAAAGAAACGGTGGGGAACTAAATAGattcattcattaaaaataaaagcagacagATGTAACATGCATTATTGGACTAAaaatttttattgtttctttgtgtgtgtgttttttataggaaaaatcagTATGTATTTGCAGGGTAATGAAATTTGTCTTACTCTGGTGAGTTTAAGTTGAGTCCCAGTGTTGTGAGGTCACTTCCTAACGCCAGATGGACCATCCCCGGATCAGTCTCTGCTGCCCGGATAAACGTCAGTAGGCCAATCATGCCAAATTGATCCGTCACCATTCCTGCGGGAATGTTCGTCACCCGACCTGCAGCAGCAAGACAACTCAAGATTAAAACAAACTGTAGAAACTGGACTCTGAGCTAGATTCAGTACTTAATGTCAAATCACCTCTGCATTAATAACTACACTTTGTGAACAAACCAACTAAATACCTCTTTGAACTCATGATCACAGGTAAATTAATGGAAAAGTGATTATGGCTGTGTTACAATGAACGTTATTTTGTTGGTTTCCTCACTGTAGCTTAGTTGATAATTATCTAACCCCAAATGCAGGTTAGCACGTCCAACTGCCTCACTCAAGGCAATTAAGAAGGGTTGTTTTGGTGGAATAGCAGCAATACGATTGGCAGTGAAGACTCACCATCAGGCAACACCTGAATCCCTTTCTTCTGGTTGTTGTTCTGTGCTGAGGCCGTCTTGTCTCCGGGAAACTTGGGCCCATCTGCATTGGATGTGCTCTTGTTTGTGGAGTTCAAGTTCTAAagggaagggggaaaaaaatcaataggCAGGAAAAATAATGCATGTATTTATTTCAATTCTTTTGATCTGTACCCTtctcacaaaaaaaataaaaaagttctgCCAGTGTGCTGTGTGACTTACAGTTTTGCTGTCATCGTTGTTCAACGTGGGATCCTTATAGTTTGGCCCAGGCAGTGCAGGGAAGTCCTCATTGTGGATGGAGAAATCCTGTGTCTGCTCAGTTGATGGCTTTGTCACCATGCCAACTTGATGATGAAAGTGtaacagcaaagaaaaaaacaaaacaaacaaaatggtACAATCAGCAATGATAGTCTGTCGTGTGCAGTGTAACAAAAGCTTAGCTAACATTATGAAGCTCATCTGATGGTTTTCAGCTGAAATCCATTTCCAATGTTGATGGAATGTGCTGTCAGTGATTCATGTGAGGAAAATAAGACACTTTCTACAGTCTAATGGCTTACCATAAGGCGCTCGTCCAGTCAGTGGGTTGAGAACTGGTGTAGGGTTTCCGGTCCCTTCTCTCCGACTCCTATCTGCTAATGCAGGGAAGTCTGACAAATCCAGTCCTGTTACATTTTCACTCCCATCTGTTACACAAGGACAATACAAACATGTGAATCCTTAAATACActatttttgtaaatatgtaATAATGTAGCCTTATTGTAAAGTAGATTAAGGATGTAGCAGCTCTCCCCTTTTTTGATGTGTATTTATGTAACAGTTTAAAAAGAGTCAGATCAGTTTAATGAGATTTTTATTCAGACCTAATTTCCTGCAATTCATTTCAAGGATACACAGTTTATGTATGATGGGTAGcactgtttgctgctgttaACTCTTGTAAGACCCTAACAGCAGCATTAAtggaaagctgtgattttgtgcAGGAAACAGTATTATTTATCAGGCTGTGGCTGTTTTTTAtgctttaaacacacacagacagagcaaTGTTAGTCTAAAAGTAGCTGAAACCTAATGGTTACCTGATGGTTAGACAAAAGTGAACAACCAACCTGTGCCGTTGAAGATGTTGCTTGATAATGAGTTGTTCATGAAAGCTTGATTGCGGTTCATCCCAAATCCTGACATGctgcacagacagaaaaaaataagaaaaaagaaagaaaaaggatacAAACATTTCCTTAATTAGAAAaagatgttttagaaagcaactGTACACACAAAAGGACACACCGAAGGTAACCCATGCCAGCACTATGAAGCAAGATTTGAGCTCATCCAGGTAACTTCAAGGTTAACCCTGGCTTTTCATTATTACAAAGGTGGtacatcaccatggtaacttacATCCTAACCTGTTTCAGAGCATGTTACGTTCACAGTTAAAGATAAACAGGTACAAAACCAGTGCCTACTCATCAATCAGTTTTCTGCAAAATGTCACTGTTCCTTGGATTTCAGTGCATGGATAAAGTTGTGTAGTTCACTGTGTTGGATTAGAAACAGATTCTTAGACATAAGTTTATTTTTCCTGTTGGGTGCAAACCATTTTATTGTTCTAAATTTACAAACGGGGCGCCTATTTTTACTTATTTGTtttgaactttttttgtttctttttttaaaatctcagaCCGGGATAAAgctgaaagattaaaaaaaaaaaaaaaaacatcttgtgTACATCGAAACTTTAATGTAAAGTAAATATTCACTGTATTAGTTTCTCCTGTTCTTGATTGAGCTGTGATAGCTGTGAGGTGCCTGTTAACTTCAGCAGCTTGCATTCTTACCCGCTTTCTTTCAGGCTGTAATAGGCTAAACTTTATTAATACAGTAGGACTCTGGGAGTCTCCCTGATCAAACACTTAAAGCGCACATACATTCATATGGCGCTTTTAATACTACGCTACtatttaataaaaattaaaaaaaactctctctctcacacacacacaccacacacaggTTTGGGTTCAGCATGTATTATTTTCTTCAGATTTTTCCCCATATTACAGTTTTGTCATTTTCTGCaaaatcagctgctctgctgccaACAGACTTATCCACATTTCAGATTGGTCAAAAGCTGTAAACAGCACCTCTTTCATGCTGGTAGCTAGATTGAGAAACCCTGGGTTGCCTTGTTAAGTTGATAATCAGCTTCTTGTGACTGCTTGGCTCAATCACCAGTTTTAAGATAACTGAACCCAGATAGCAGAAAGACATCCTGTGTATGTTGAATTTGCATCATAGTACAGGGCCATGTTCCTTTGAAACACTGGTGGATATGTGCAATAAATACCAAATCCATCTACCTGTTTATGGTAAAGGGCTGGCGTGCTGGCTGCTGTTTGGGCATACAGATGATACTGGGTGAGCTACGGTTGGGGCTTCCCAGCCCCGAGCTGCCCATGCTGTTGGTCCTGCCGCTTATCCCAATGCCTTGACCGACCTGAGAGTGATTCAGCACGTTCCTCGAATTCATCGGTAACGTCCCCCTGTTAAAACATCATCGTCCAATTTAGTGAATTCAAAGTTTTCTTAAACAGCACAATTAATCAGTCAAGTTCACACTCACCTGCTTGGTGATGGTGGGGTATGGAGAGACATGGTGGGGACTCCTGTTGTGGGGGTGATATGACTCGGTAGCTGCGACCCTTGCGTTAGACTTCGGTTTAACTGAGGTGTGTTGTTTCCCATGCCTCTTACTGAGAAGCCGAGTGCACCtgcacaaagacaaaagaaagcTTTTCAGTTATCTGTTCAAATAACACAATCAAACTTTAAGTAACTCTAGTTCAGAGGTAAAAAGCAGAATTGTCTTTACGATTTTAAGTCCATCACAAATGACAAAACTGATGTAACAGGCTGTAAGATAAAGGTCAGCACTCACTTTGTGGACCATATAAACTCGCACCGAGCTGCGACAGCTGACCCGATGACGATGGTGAGGGAGAGGACAGCATCTGGAGAAAAACATTCAAGGACAGAACAGAGTAagataaatgtggaaaaaaaatctcaacaggTAAGAAAGGTGTACCAGCACACAAAACTCACATCTTTATCCGACCGATGTGGAAACATCGTCGGCTGGTTGTAGTACATGCTTTCATCGGTAAAGTCGTTATCGACAACGTCAACGAACTCTACAAATTTCTTTCTAGCACCAAACATGCCTTTTGTCacctgaagagagagaaaggaacattaattaaaatgtgcatGTGAAAGAAAGCAGACGCTCAAGAGTGAACTTTTTGAACTTATACTGTGGCTtagatttgaatttgaattctcTTTAGATTTCTACTTGAACTAGATAAAATTCAGAGCCAGTAAGGTTcaacctatatatatatatatatatatatatatatagtacatatatttattagtttcagatgtagccattcttgtattttgcttgtttacattattgtattttgcacaactctgttgcttgtgaagctcgcacacaagaatttcactcacatgtgctgtaccaatgtacctgcacatgtgatgtgacaataaaagtgatttgattttgatttgaccTATACAATATTTTCTGGTCAACTTCTACACTAGCCTAAAAATGTTATGGTTTCAAAATTGgacattaaattttttttttagttttagtatttATAGAATAATTCTTGCAGCATTCATTCAGGCAGTCAGCGTGGCAATTGCCTGATCTCTGCTCACAGTTGCAGCAGCAGGGTAAGAATTAGGAACAGGGGTACGCATTTTCTGCTAAAGACTCTCTCCGAAATGGTCCGTCGGCCAAATTGGTTTGGTCAAGATAATGCACAGACAAACATATGTCACCACTAGTACCCTGCACCTTATACTACTCTACTAAGTCTGTGATGGGGAGAAGAAATTAGCAAGGAGACATTGCAGGGATCAGAAGTGGATAATAAATTGGCCTCAAGCAATCCAAACCACCCGTTAAGGTGTATTGTGTGTCCTAAAACCCCCTCAGCATTCCTCTGGGGTAAGGAAGGTGGAAGCAGGTTCAGAAGGGTAAGCAGGCAGGGGGTGAATCCCAGTTTTGGTTCCTCCTGGGTTTTGAATAGGAGTCAGCTCAAGGCATACTGGCTAATAGGTAAGGATTAGAGTTAAAGAAGCACATACGGGAAATTAAGATTAGAATTTAGCTCCTAGGGTTAGAGTCTTGTATCAGACTGCCAATTGCACCTTGTGTTGATGGCAACTTGGCCTTGGAACACTACTGACTCATTACTCCTGTTTTGCTATACTTATTTGTATttgggattttattttattttttacatgagtacttgttgcatttttaatcCCTGTGACTACATTTTAAACTTAGAGCAAGGGTCAGGgagcaagtgaaaataacaaATTTGCATAGA
The Maylandia zebra isolate NMK-2024a linkage group LG7, Mzebra_GT3a, whole genome shotgun sequence DNA segment above includes these coding regions:
- the cnot2 gene encoding CCR4-NOT transcription complex subunit 2, which encodes MFGARKKFVEFVDVVDNDFTDESMYYNQPTMFPHRSDKDMLSSPSPSSSGQLSQLGASLYGPQSALGFSVRGMGNNTPQLNRSLTQGSQLPSHITPTTGVPTMSLHTPPSPSRGTLPMNSRNVLNHSQVGQGIGISGRTNSMGSSGLGSPNRSSPSIICMPKQQPARQPFTINSMSGFGMNRNQAFMNNSLSSNIFNGTDGSENVTGLDLSDFPALADRSRREGTGNPTPVLNPLTGRAPYVGMVTKPSTEQTQDFSIHNEDFPALPGPNYKDPTLNNDDSKTNLNSTNKSTSNADGPKFPGDKTASAQNNNQKKGIQVLPDGRVTNIPAGMVTDQFGMIGLLTFIRAAETDPGMVHLALGSDLTTLGLNLNSPENLYPKFASPWASAPCRPQDIDFHVPSEYLTNIHIRDKLAAIKLSRYGEDLLFYLYYMNGGDLLQLLAAVELFNRDWRYHKEERVWITRAPGMEPTLKTNTYERGTYYFFDCLNWRKVAKEFHLEYDKLEERPHVPTTFNYNPAQQAF